The Neobacillus sp. OS1-2 genome includes a window with the following:
- a CDS encoding ABC transporter ATP-binding protein, producing MEKDQKKQLIVERFHYSQDQVIDKSFNWKQMWRLLQYLKPYAKTLLPLSFITVIISTAIRLLIPILIGVYTLDKAIIEKDTPLLMKLVFIISVLYLVSYVVNLLRIRWMNELGQNVIYDLRKHLFTHVQSLSHRFFDQRSAGSILVRIMNDINSLQELFTSGVINLLTDFLLLFATIFILFSLNAKLTIAIMVILPIMFFISTSLRKKIRMSWQEVRLIQSKMNSHLNESIQGIRVTQAFSQEKENIQFFKGINHDNYENWKQAVQKNAMFGPFVEMTNAVGTAILIWYGAYLVSGGACTIGEFVSFAFYLGMFWEPISRLGQLYNQLLIGMASSERIFEFLDEKPLVAEAAKPRALPSIKGDIDFVDVEFSYDATRKALNGVSFSIKAGETAALVGHTGSGKTTIANLVSRFYDATAGVVKIDGHPIQELSIPGLRSQISAVLQDTFIFSGTIQENIRFGNPEASDEEVMAAAKAVGADEFINQLSNGYLTEVEERGNALSVGERQLLSFARALLADPKILILDEATASIDTEAEVKIQKALKTLLKGRTAIMIAHRLSTIREADKIIVLDHGNILEHGNHNTLMAEQGAYYELIKAQYRMLNVG from the coding sequence ATGGAAAAGGATCAAAAGAAACAACTGATCGTGGAGAGGTTCCATTACTCACAGGATCAAGTGATTGATAAATCATTCAACTGGAAACAAATGTGGCGATTATTGCAATATCTAAAACCCTATGCCAAAACGTTACTGCCTCTTTCGTTTATCACGGTCATCATCTCAACCGCCATCCGTTTACTTATTCCGATTTTGATTGGCGTTTACACCCTTGATAAGGCGATTATTGAAAAAGATACGCCATTATTAATGAAGCTTGTTTTCATTATTTCGGTGCTTTATCTCGTATCGTATGTCGTCAATTTACTACGAATCCGCTGGATGAACGAGCTTGGGCAAAATGTTATTTATGACTTACGAAAGCATTTATTCACACATGTCCAGTCCTTATCGCATAGATTCTTTGACCAGCGGTCGGCCGGTTCTATTCTGGTACGGATTATGAATGATATTAACTCCCTGCAGGAATTGTTTACAAGTGGTGTGATTAATCTATTAACCGATTTTCTGCTTTTGTTTGCTACCATTTTTATTTTGTTTTCCTTGAACGCAAAACTCACCATTGCGATTATGGTTATTTTGCCGATTATGTTTTTCATTTCCACTAGCCTTAGAAAAAAAATCCGGATGTCGTGGCAGGAGGTTCGGCTGATTCAGTCAAAAATGAATTCCCATTTAAATGAAAGTATACAAGGAATTCGGGTTACACAGGCATTTAGCCAGGAAAAGGAAAACATTCAATTTTTTAAAGGAATTAACCATGATAATTATGAAAATTGGAAGCAGGCCGTTCAAAAAAATGCGATGTTTGGCCCTTTTGTCGAGATGACCAATGCGGTGGGGACGGCAATCCTAATTTGGTACGGGGCCTATCTTGTTTCTGGTGGTGCATGTACGATTGGAGAATTCGTATCCTTTGCCTTTTATTTAGGCATGTTTTGGGAACCCATTTCCAGGCTTGGACAGTTGTATAACCAACTTCTGATCGGGATGGCTTCATCGGAGCGGATTTTTGAGTTTTTAGATGAAAAGCCGCTTGTGGCAGAGGCCGCAAAACCACGGGCACTTCCGTCCATCAAAGGGGATATCGATTTTGTGGATGTCGAATTTTCTTATGATGCCACACGGAAGGCGTTAAATGGGGTTTCTTTTTCGATAAAAGCAGGTGAAACCGCGGCACTGGTTGGGCATACTGGATCCGGAAAGACAACCATTGCGAATTTAGTCAGCCGTTTTTATGATGCGACCGCGGGAGTTGTCAAAATTGATGGTCATCCCATTCAAGAATTGTCCATCCCAGGCCTGCGTTCGCAAATTAGTGCCGTGCTGCAGGATACGTTTATTTTTTCGGGGACGATCCAGGAGAATATCCGCTTTGGCAATCCCGAGGCAAGTGATGAAGAGGTGATGGCCGCGGCGAAGGCAGTGGGTGCGGATGAATTTATCAACCAGTTATCAAATGGTTATCTGACAGAGGTGGAAGAGCGCGGAAACGCCTTATCTGTTGGAGAACGCCAACTGCTTTCCTTTGCAAGAGCGCTGTTGGCTGATCCGAAAATTCTTATTCTAGATGAAGCAACAGCAAGCATTGACACGGAAGCAGAAGTAAAAATACAAAAAGCCTTAAAAACGTTATTAAAAGGCAGAACAGCCATCATGATTGCCCACAGATTATCCACCATTAGAGAAGCAGATAAAATCATTGTCCTCGACCACGGAAATATCCTGGAACATGGAAACCACAACACATTAATGGCAGAACAAGGAGCTTACTATGAACTAATAAAAGCCCAATACAGAATGCTCAACGTGGGCTAA